Proteins co-encoded in one Nitrospirota bacterium genomic window:
- a CDS encoding helix-turn-helix transcriptional regulator: MGRKLTKPRHKRGAHLMALRINAGFSQEELSQRIGVPQQTIAFWEQTGKPPRSEALHQLADALGVTIEALLSENGVTVAVKKKGGPDGKLRRIFEDASRLPRRQQDKIAEFVSAFINQYKQSGAR; this comes from the coding sequence ATGGGAAGGAAGCTTACAAAGCCCCGGCATAAACGGGGGGCGCATCTTATGGCGCTCAGGATCAATGCGGGATTCAGCCAGGAAGAACTGTCCCAAAGGATCGGCGTCCCTCAACAAACAATTGCTTTTTGGGAGCAGACGGGAAAGCCGCCTCGTTCAGAAGCACTGCACCAGCTTGCCGATGCTTTAGGTGTGACAATAGAAGCCTTGCTCTCCGAAAACGGCGTTACTGTTGCGGTAAAGAAGAAAGGCGGGCCGGACGGGAAACTTAGAAGAATCTTCGAGGATGCCTCTCGCCTCCCACGCCGTCAGCAAGACAAGATCGCTGAGTTCGTTTCTGCTTTTATAAATCAATATAAACAAAGCGGGGCAAGGTAG